The following DNA comes from Ailuropoda melanoleuca isolate Jingjing unplaced genomic scaffold, ASM200744v2 unplaced-scaffold73514, whole genome shotgun sequence.
GAACAGGAGCAACTACATTTCCATAGGATAGTCGCGAGGCACATTTGAGCCTCGGTTTTGTATAGCCACGCGCCGGCCTGGAGCAGGGAGTTGTTAGCAAGGGGCGGTTGGGAGGCCTTGGGCCAGACCCCCAGCCAAGGTCCAGCGGCCCCAGCCTCGCTCCGCCTCGCTCGCAGGGCTCCCGCTTCCACAGCTCCCGCCGGGAGCGCTACGGGACAGTGTTCAAGACGCACCTGCTGGGCCGGCCGGTGATCCGCGTGAGCGGCGCCGAGAACGTGCGCACAATCCTGCTGGGCGAGCACCGCCTTGTGCGCAGCCAGTGGCCGCAGAGCGCGCACATCCTGCTGGGCTCGCACACACTGCTTGGCGCAGTTGGTGAGCCGCACCGGCAGCGGCGCAAGGTGAGCTGAAACCGAAGAAGGGGCCGTTGGGACTTCAGACATGCGGTCCAGGCTGGGGCTAGGTTTTAGGGGCACACTTGGAAACTGGCAGAGACCCCTGGCTAACCAGTGATCGCTTTGGGCCAGTCCCTTACCTTTTTCCGCTTTGATTTATAAAGCCAGAAATGGGACTTTAGGGACCTTTCACCTCCTATCTTCTATGTGTGATTCTGATACCAGACTGGCGAAAAATCAGACTTGGAGAGGGACCGGGGacgacttcctggaggaagtggcatctggaggctggctggctggatgggaGGGACTGTATACATCAGAGATCTAGAGGGAATGGCGAGAGCAAAAGCCGGCACATTTAGGTCCGGGCCGCTTTTAAGAGGAGAAAGGGACCGAAATTGGCCTTCTGGCTCCTCTGGAATTGCTGAGCAGAGGAAGCCGGACGGACAGCGGCCAGTGCTGACCCCGAGGGCTCCCCACAGGTCCTGGCGCGTGTGTTTAGCCGTGGGGCTCTGCAGCGCTTCGTGCCCCGCCTGCAAGGGGCGCTGCGGCGCGAGGTGCGCTCCTGGTGCGCGGCCCGTGGGCCGGTTGCTGTCTACCAGGCTGCCAAGGCACTCACCTTTCGCATGGCTGCGCGCATCCTCCTGGGGCTACGGCTGGACGAGGTCGAGTGCGCGGAGCTGGCCCGGACCTTCGAGCAGTTCGTAGAGAACCTCTTCTCGCTGCCCCTGGACGTTCCCTTCAGCGGTCTGCGCAAGGTACTGCCGCTCTGGCCTCAGACCTTCTTCTTGGGGATCCCCAGCGTGGGCGGGTCTTCCAGGAGAAGACGAGGCTCCCTCGGCGCGCCCCACGCGTCACCTCCGAGGGGGTACCGAGGCATGGTCCAGGGTGGGGAGGTGGCATGGTGGGGCGGTGGGCGTCGGGGCTGACCTGTCTTTATTCGCTGTGtgacccggggtgggggtgggggcgcagaTCTCTGGGCCGCGCCTCCCGGAATGCACTCCAGACCCACCAGTAGCTGGATTCCCGATTTTGGGTCTCGGTGGCGGCCGCCCAATCAGCCCAGCTCCAAACCCCAGAGCGGTGCCCCTTGGCCTGGCCTCCGGCGCCTCTTTGGAACCCCGGGTGGCTGCGGAACCGATGGGAGCACAGGCGCCGCAGACATTCCCCCGGCCTAGCCTGGGTTGGAGAGGAGTGGGTGCTCGTCCGGCTCCTCGTCCGTGGCTCCGGGCCCGCTAGTTCCAGATCAGAGAACCGCTGCTTCTTCAGACTTAAGAGCAATGGGCCGGGCAACTAGGAGGCTGcgtttgacttttctttttccgTGAGCTGGGGCTTCTCACTGTACCGATGCCTTGGTTTTCCTCACCTGAATAAAAATACTAGTTATGTATGAAGGTGCATGCCTGAGGCTGATCGTCCTGAATACATTTTCTGAGTTAATCCTCTCAGCCTGCAAAGTGTTCTTTTAttggtgaagaaactgaagctcagagaggttaagtgacttatccaagatCACACTGCTCataggggcagaggcaggatttgagcCTAATCTCCTATGATCTCGAAACCCAAGTGCTCAGATGCTTTGGCTATGCTTGCTCGCTGAACTTCCACCCTCTTGCCTTCCAGCTTACAGAGGCTAATGCTTAGAACATCTGGTAGTGGTCTCTAAGCCAGAGCTTTTCTGGATGCATCAAAGTGTGCTTTCCTCTCTCCACTGGTGCCGACTGCCCCTGCCTGAGTCTAGTGCAGGGAAAGGGCAATGGGCTGATTCCACCTGActaggctctgtgccaggcctagGCACTGAGCGCTGTATGACTGGGCAATTGCttgacccctctgagcctcagattcctctTCTGAGGATGACAGTAACTGCTTGCCTTGCCTCCAAGGTGGAACGTGATAATCAAGAGAGAATTATGTATAGAGATAGTG
Coding sequences within:
- the LOC117800650 gene encoding cytochrome P450 26C1-like, with protein sequence MLPWGLSCLSVLGAAGTALLGAGLLLSLAQHLWTLRWTLSRDRASALPLPKGSMGWPFFGETLHWLVQGSRFHSSRRERYGTVFKTHLLGRPVIRVSGAENVRTILLGEHRLVRSQWPQSAHILLGSHTLLGAVGEPHRQRRKVLARVFSRGALQRFVPRLQGALRREVRSWCAARGPVAVYQAAKALTFRMAARILLGLRLDEVECAELARTFEQFVENLFSLPLDVPFSGLRKGIRARDQLHRHLEDAIAEKLREDKAAEPGDALDMIIQSTRELGQELSVQELKVGMGRFNFFYVPSRSPNTPCILPPAGFCLAPLEAT